The following are encoded in a window of Sminthopsis crassicaudata isolate SCR6 chromosome 3, ASM4859323v1, whole genome shotgun sequence genomic DNA:
- the SLC16A14 gene encoding monocarboxylate transporter 14 gives MYTSHEDIGYDFEDGPREKKAHNPNPNIDGGWAWMIVLSSFMVHILIMGSQMALGVLNMEWLEEFHQSRGLTAWVSSLSMGITLIVGPFIGLFINTCGCRKTAIIGGLLNALGWVLSAYATNVHYLFITFGVAAGFGSGMVYLPAVVMVGQYFQKRRALAQGLSTTGTGFGTFLMTVLLKYLCSEYGWRSAMFIQGAVSLNLCVCGALMRPLPPSETQSNKILQSKGGERDLKLPLSHSTESIKSNGHLKKAEEREDGPVKEEMLSNSPVPESKGKDKVQLGKNMYALRILKIVSQLTIRIRKGFWDWYSSYFGAASLFTNRMFVAFIFWALFAYSSFVIPFIHLPEIVKLYNLSEQNDVFPLTSIIAIVHIFGKVILGIVADLPCISVWNVFLMANLSLVVSILILPLMHTYASLAAMCALIGFSSGYFSLMPVVTEDLVGIEHLANAYGIIICANGISALLGPPFAGWIYDITQKYDFSFYVCGLLYMVGMLFLLIQPCIRLKEQPRKKYIEGTHV, from the exons ATGTACACCAGTCATGAAGATATTGGGTATGATTTTGAAGACGGACCAAGAGAAAAGAAGGCACATAACCCAAACCCCAACATCGATGGCGGATGGGCTTGGATGattgtcctttcctcttttatggTTCACATACTCATTATGGGGTCCCAGATGGCACTAGGGGTGCTGAACATGGAATGGCTTGAAGAATTCCATCAAAGTCGAGGCCTGACTGCCTGGGTCAGCTCCCTCAGCATGGGAATCACCCTCATTGTCG GACCTTTCATTGGCTTGTTCATTAACACATGTGGCTGCCGCAAGACTGCAATAATTGGTGGGCTTCTGAATGCCCTGGGCTGGGTCCTGAGTGCCTACGCCACCAACGTGCATTATCTCTTCATCACATTCGGAGTGGCAGCTG GGTTTGGCAGCGGTATGGTTTATCTCCCTGCAGTGGTCATGGTGGGACAGTACTTTCAGAAGAGAAGAGCCCTTGCTCAGGGACTTAGTACAACCGGGACAGGATTCGGTACCTTCCTCATGACGGTCTTACTAAAATATCTTTGCTCAGAATATGGCTGGCGAAGCGCAATGTTCATCCAGGGGGCCGTCTCCTTGAACCTGTGCGTTTGCGGAGCTCTCATGAGACCTCTTCCTCCCAGTGAGACCCAAAGCAATAAAATTCTTCAAAGCAAAGGTGGAGAGAGAGATCTCAAACTTCCTCTGTCCCATTCAACTGAGTCCATAAAATCGAACGGGCACCTAAAGAAAGCCGAAGAAAGGGAGGACGGACCCGTGAAGGAAGAAATGCTCAGTAACTCCCCGGTCCCGGAGAGCAAAGGCAAAGACAAAGTTCAACTTGGAAAGAACATGTACGCTCTTCGCATTCTCAAGATAGTGAGCCAACTCACCATTAGAATCAGGAAGGGATTCTGGGACTGGTACTCAAGTTACTTTGGAGCCGCGTCCCTCTTTACAAATCGGATGTTTGTGGCCTTTATTTTCTGGGCTCTCTTTGCCTATAGCAGCTTTGTCATTCCATTTATTCATCTCCCAGAAATAGTCAAGCTGTACAATCTGTCTGAACAAAATGATGTTTTCCCCTTGACCTCGATCATAGCAATAGTTCATATTTTTGGAAAAGTGATCCTTGGGATTGTGGCTGACCTGCCCTGTATCAGCGTCTGGAACGTCTTTCTGATGGCTAACTTGAGTCTTGTGGTCAGCATCCTTATTCTGCCATTGATGCACACTTATGCCAGCCTGGCAGCAATGTGTGCCCTGATCGGCTTTTCCAGTGGGTACTTCTCCCTAATGCCTGTGGTGACTGAAGATCTGGTAGGCATAGAACACCTTGCAAATGCCTATGGCATCATCATTTGTGCCAATGGAATATCTGCATTGCTGGGACCACCGTTCGCAG